A window of the Acidovorax sp. YS12 genome harbors these coding sequences:
- the guaD gene encoding guanine deaminase: MQIYRSALLRFTEDGQAVHDEDGLLAIAPDAQGRARVQAAGSWQALRARYEGQAVTHWPGRIIAPGFVDMHVHYPQTDVIGSPAPGLLPWLENYTFPAEARFADPGHGAQVAQFFVEELLRNGVTTALAFATSHPASVDALFTQARTRGMRLITGKVLQDRHSPDGVRDDTVQGLADTEALIQRWHGVDRLGYAITPRFAPTSTPAQLRGAGELAARYPDTWIQSHVAENRDEIAWARALFPAARSYLAVYDDFGLMRERAVYAHCIHLDAEDRALLRARRTAAAVCPTSNLFLGSGFFDHAGAHEAGFAHGLASDVGGGTSFSPFRTMQAAYYVGRTGIEGGQAKRGLSLTPAQLWWQHTGGAAQALGLGGVVGNLQPGCEGDFVVLDPRATPLLARRTGQARSLDELLFALIVLGDDRVVEQTVISQAKYGPSA, translated from the coding sequence ATGCAGATATACCGCAGTGCGCTGTTGCGCTTCACCGAAGACGGCCAGGCCGTGCATGACGAGGACGGCCTGCTGGCCATCGCCCCCGACGCCCAGGGCCGCGCGCGCGTGCAGGCGGCGGGCAGCTGGCAGGCGCTGCGGGCCCGCTATGAGGGGCAGGCGGTCACGCACTGGCCGGGGCGCATCATCGCGCCCGGCTTCGTGGACATGCACGTCCACTACCCGCAGACCGACGTGATCGGCTCGCCCGCGCCGGGCCTGCTGCCCTGGCTGGAGAACTACACCTTTCCGGCCGAAGCGCGCTTTGCCGACCCGGGCCACGGCGCCCAGGTGGCGCAGTTCTTCGTGGAAGAGCTGCTGCGCAACGGCGTGACCACGGCGCTGGCCTTCGCCACTTCGCACCCGGCGTCAGTGGATGCGCTGTTCACCCAGGCGCGGACGCGCGGCATGCGCCTCATCACCGGCAAGGTGCTGCAGGACCGCCACTCGCCCGACGGCGTGCGCGACGACACCGTGCAGGGCCTGGCCGACACCGAGGCGCTGATCCAGCGCTGGCACGGCGTGGACCGCCTGGGCTACGCCATCACGCCGCGCTTCGCGCCCACCAGCACGCCCGCACAACTGCGCGGCGCGGGCGAACTGGCGGCGCGCTACCCGGACACCTGGATCCAGTCGCACGTGGCGGAGAACCGCGACGAGATCGCCTGGGCGCGCGCGCTGTTTCCCGCCGCGCGCAGCTACCTGGCGGTGTACGACGATTTCGGCCTGATGCGCGAGCGCGCCGTGTACGCGCACTGCATCCACCTCGACGCCGAGGACCGCGCCCTGCTGCGCGCGCGCCGCACGGCGGCGGCCGTGTGCCCGACCAGCAACCTGTTCCTGGGCAGCGGCTTTTTCGACCACGCGGGTGCGCACGAGGCGGGCTTTGCCCATGGCCTGGCCAGTGACGTGGGCGGCGGCACCAGCTTTTCGCCGTTTCGCACCATGCAGGCGGCGTACTACGTGGGGCGCACGGGCATTGAAGGGGGCCAGGCCAAGCGCGGCCTGTCGCTCACGCCCGCGCAGCTGTGGTGGCAGCACACCGGCGGCGCCGCGCAGGCGCTGGGGCTGGGCGGCGTGGTGGGCAACCTGCAGCCCGGCTGCGAGGGCGACTTCGTCGTGCTCGACCCCCGGGCCACGCCGCTGCTGGCGCGGCGCACGGGCCAGGCGCGCAGCCTGGATGAGCTGCTCTTTGCGCTGATCGTGCTGGGCGACGACCGGGTGGTGGAGCAAACCGTCATTTCACAGGCAAAATATGGTCCCAGCGCTTGA
- a CDS encoding dCTP deaminase yields the protein MSIKSDKWIRRMAEQHGMIEPFEPGQVREVEGRRIISYGTSSYGYDIRCAPEFKVFTNIHSTVVDPKNFDEKSFVDFQGESCIIPPNSFALARTVEYFRIPRNVLTVCLGKSTYARCGIIVNVTPFEPEWEGYVTLEFSNTTPLPARIYAGEGCAQVLFFESAPDDVCEVSYRDRGGKYQGQVGVTLPKA from the coding sequence ATGAGCATCAAGAGCGATAAATGGATACGCCGCATGGCCGAGCAGCACGGCATGATCGAGCCCTTCGAACCCGGCCAGGTGCGCGAGGTGGAGGGCCGGCGCATCATCAGCTACGGCACCAGCAGCTACGGCTACGACATCCGCTGCGCGCCTGAATTCAAGGTGTTCACCAACATCCACAGCACCGTGGTGGACCCGAAGAACTTCGATGAGAAGAGCTTCGTCGATTTCCAGGGCGAGAGCTGCATCATCCCGCCCAACAGCTTCGCGCTGGCGCGCACGGTGGAGTACTTCCGTATTCCGCGCAACGTGCTCACCGTCTGCCTGGGCAAGAGCACCTACGCGCGCTGCGGCATCATCGTCAACGTCACGCCCTTCGAGCCCGAGTGGGAAGGCTACGTGACGCTGGAGTTCAGCAACACCACGCCGCTGCCCGCGCGCATCTACGCGGGCGAGGGCTGTGCGCAGGTGCTGTTCTTCGAGAGCGCGCCGGACGACGTGTGCGAGGTCTCGTACCGCGACCGGGGCGGCAAGTACCAAGGCCAGGTCGGCGTCACACTGCCGAAAGCGTGA
- a CDS encoding delta(1)-pyrroline-2-carboxylate reductase family protein has translation MHQALLSPEATAAQLPWLPLADEIAAVLRDASVQVPARTVLPLAGGGTLFTMPASDAQVAIAKLITFTPANAGTGRATIQGDVVVFDVATGVRRLLLDGPTITARRTAAVSLYAAQRLARVPQGPLLIVGAGAQGLAHLHAFVAGLGVTEVLIASRSQASAEALALQAHALGVQAHVVEDADRAAPLCPLIVTCTPASGVVLRSAPHPDTFLAAVGAFTPQMVELDAALCHAFTAHGQIVVDTADAVHEAGDLLQAGIDVAALPTLASLERAHWRPGPGPVLFKSCGWGGWDLAAARLALRGSGTRLLS, from the coding sequence ATGCACCAAGCCCTCCTGAGCCCCGAAGCCACCGCCGCGCAACTGCCCTGGCTGCCGCTGGCCGATGAAATCGCCGCCGTGCTGCGCGACGCCAGCGTGCAGGTGCCCGCGCGCACCGTGCTGCCCCTGGCTGGCGGCGGCACCCTGTTCACCATGCCCGCCAGCGACGCGCAGGTGGCCATCGCCAAGCTCATCACCTTCACGCCGGCCAACGCGGGCACGGGCCGCGCCACCATCCAGGGCGACGTGGTGGTGTTCGACGTGGCCACGGGCGTGCGCCGCCTGCTTCTGGACGGCCCCACCATCACCGCCCGGCGCACCGCCGCCGTGTCGCTGTACGCGGCGCAGCGGCTGGCGCGCGTGCCGCAGGGGCCGCTGCTGATCGTGGGCGCGGGCGCGCAGGGCCTGGCGCACCTGCACGCCTTTGTGGCCGGCCTGGGCGTGACCGAGGTGCTGATTGCCTCGCGCAGCCAGGCCAGCGCCGAGGCGCTGGCGCTGCAGGCCCACGCCCTGGGCGTGCAGGCCCACGTGGTGGAGGACGCCGACCGCGCGGCGCCGCTGTGCCCGCTGATCGTCACCTGCACCCCGGCCAGCGGCGTGGTGCTGCGCTCGGCGCCCCACCCCGATACCTTCCTCGCCGCCGTGGGCGCCTTCACCCCGCAGATGGTGGAGCTGGACGCGGCGCTGTGCCACGCCTTCACCGCGCACGGCCAGATCGTGGTGGACACGGCCGACGCCGTGCACGAGGCAGGCGACCTACTGCAGGCGGGGATCGACGTGGCCGCCCTGCCCACGCTGGCCAGCCTGGAGCGCGCGCACTGGCGGCCCGGCCCGGGGCCGGTGCTGTTCAAGAGCTGCGGCTGGGGCGGGTGGGACCTGGCGGCAGCGCGGCTGGCGCTGCGCGGCAGCGGCACGCGCCTTCTTTCCTGA
- the pcp gene encoding pyroglutamyl-peptidase I, which translates to MPSILLTGFDPFENATVNPSWCVARALAGQRIAGHRVVAAQLPTAFGQALEHLRALLQAHRPALVLCLGLAAGRTALSIERIGINVIDARIPDNQGTRPVDVPVVPGGPAAYFATLPIKAMLRAVRQAGIAAEVSQSAGTFVCNQVLYGLLHLLHQGAGAPGARGGFVHVPLLPEQGLPSMPLRDMVRGIHATLWAAALARHDIPLHAGAEH; encoded by the coding sequence ATGCCCTCCATCCTGCTCACGGGCTTCGACCCGTTCGAGAACGCCACGGTCAACCCCAGCTGGTGCGTGGCCCGCGCCCTGGCGGGGCAGCGCATCGCGGGCCACCGGGTGGTGGCGGCGCAGTTGCCCACGGCATTCGGCCAGGCGCTGGAGCACCTGCGCGCGCTGCTGCAGGCGCACCGCCCGGCCCTCGTGCTGTGCCTGGGGCTGGCGGCCGGGCGCACGGCGCTGTCGATCGAGCGCATCGGCATCAACGTCATCGACGCGCGCATTCCCGACAACCAGGGCACGCGGCCGGTGGACGTGCCCGTGGTGCCCGGCGGCCCCGCCGCCTACTTCGCCACGCTGCCCATCAAGGCCATGCTGCGCGCCGTGCGCCAGGCGGGCATCGCCGCCGAGGTGTCGCAGAGCGCAGGCACCTTCGTGTGCAACCAGGTGCTGTACGGATTGCTGCACCTGCTGCACCAGGGCGCGGGCGCGCCCGGCGCACGCGGCGGCTTCGTGCACGTGCCGCTGCTGCCCGAACAGGGCCTACCCAGCATGCCGCTGCGCGACATGGTGCGCGGCATCCACGCCACGCTGTGGGCCGCCGCCCTGGCGCGCCACGACATCCCCTTGCACGCCGGAGCCGAACACTGA
- a CDS encoding neutral zinc metallopeptidase, with product MRWEGNRESDNVEDRRSGGGGGGGGGLGGRTIGIGTVVIALIGWGVFGINPLTTIGLLSGGGAPQVQQGPAQRPPQDDRQAAFVSTVLASTEDVWTQIFRQGGAQYQVPKLVLFRGATPTACGMGQSAMGPFYCPGDRKVYLDMDFFDTMSRQLGAPGEFARAYVIAHEVGHHVQTLLGATGKVDAMRGRVSQREQNALSVRLELQADCYAGIWARHSQQAKNWLDQSDIESAINAAQQIGDDTLQRQQTGTVRPDAFTHGSSAQRVRWFSQGMKQGSVQACDTFSVNSL from the coding sequence ATGCGATGGGAAGGCAACCGTGAATCGGACAACGTGGAAGACCGCCGCAGCGGGGGCGGCGGCGGTGGCGGTGGCGGCCTGGGCGGGCGCACCATCGGCATTGGCACGGTGGTCATCGCGCTGATCGGCTGGGGCGTGTTCGGCATCAACCCGCTGACCACCATCGGCCTGCTCTCGGGCGGCGGCGCGCCGCAGGTGCAGCAGGGCCCGGCCCAGCGCCCGCCGCAGGACGACCGGCAGGCCGCGTTCGTCTCCACCGTGCTGGCATCGACCGAGGACGTGTGGACGCAGATCTTCCGCCAGGGCGGGGCGCAGTACCAGGTGCCGAAGCTGGTGCTGTTCCGCGGCGCCACGCCCACGGCCTGCGGCATGGGGCAGAGCGCGATGGGGCCGTTCTATTGCCCTGGCGACCGCAAGGTCTATCTGGACATGGATTTCTTCGACACCATGAGCCGCCAGCTCGGCGCGCCCGGCGAGTTTGCGCGCGCCTACGTGATCGCGCACGAGGTGGGCCACCACGTGCAGACGCTGCTGGGCGCCACGGGCAAGGTGGACGCGATGCGCGGGCGCGTCAGTCAGCGCGAGCAGAACGCGCTCTCGGTGCGGCTGGAGCTGCAGGCCGACTGCTACGCGGGCATCTGGGCCCGGCACTCGCAGCAGGCCAAGAACTGGCTCGACCAGAGCGACATCGAATCAGCCATCAACGCCGCGCAGCAGATTGGCGACGACACCCTGCAGCGCCAGCAGACCGGCACCGTGCGGCCCGATGCGTTCACCCACGGCTCCAGCGCGCAGCGCGTGCGCTGGTTCTCCCAGGGCATGAAGCAGGGCAGCGTGCAGGCCTGCGACACCTTCTCGGTCAACAGCCTGTAG
- a CDS encoding DEAD/DEAH box helicase produces MTSSFSNLSLAEPLARAVAEMGYENMTPIQAQAIPVVLTGKDVMGAAQTGTGKTAAFSLPLLQRLLKHENSSTSPARHPVRALVLLPTRELADQVAQQIALYAKHTKLRSTVVFGGMDMKPQTLELKKGVEVLVATPGRLLDHIEAKNAVLNQVEYVVLDEADRMLDIGFLPDLQRILSYLPKQRTTLLFSATFSPEIKRLAGSYLQDPITIEVARPNETASTVEQRFYSANDDDKRRAIHQVLKTRGLKQAFVFVNSKLGCARLARSLEREGLKTAALHGDKSQDERLKALEAFKQGEVDLLVCTDVAARGLDIKDVPAVFNFDVPFNAEDYVHRIGRTGRAGATGLAVTLVSNSDTRLVADIEKLIKKKIEIEAIEFDGDRPRGRHNDGRRAWRDAGEDSAAPAARSPRSGYRAPAVARDPFFDKPYEASAATTAAPASWEAAPKAAAAVRSGISANIKPKRKVAALFTAPVPVAESVE; encoded by the coding sequence ATGACCAGTTCTTTTTCCAATCTATCGCTGGCCGAGCCGCTGGCGCGCGCCGTGGCCGAAATGGGCTACGAGAACATGACGCCCATCCAGGCACAGGCCATCCCGGTGGTGCTCACCGGCAAGGACGTGATGGGCGCGGCGCAGACCGGCACGGGCAAGACGGCGGCGTTCTCGCTGCCGCTGCTGCAGCGCCTGCTCAAGCACGAGAACAGCTCCACCTCGCCCGCGCGCCACCCGGTGCGCGCGCTGGTGCTGCTGCCCACGCGCGAGCTGGCCGACCAGGTGGCGCAGCAGATCGCGCTGTACGCCAAGCACACCAAGCTGCGCAGCACCGTGGTGTTCGGCGGCATGGACATGAAGCCGCAGACGCTGGAGCTGAAAAAAGGCGTCGAGGTGCTCGTGGCCACGCCGGGCCGCCTGCTCGACCACATCGAGGCCAAGAATGCCGTGCTCAACCAGGTGGAGTACGTGGTGCTCGACGAAGCCGACCGCATGCTCGACATCGGCTTCCTGCCCGACCTGCAGCGCATCCTGAGCTACCTGCCCAAGCAGCGCACCACGCTGCTGTTCAGCGCCACCTTCTCGCCCGAGATCAAGCGCCTGGCCGGCAGCTACCTGCAGGATCCCATCACCATCGAGGTGGCGCGTCCGAACGAAACCGCCTCCACGGTGGAGCAGCGCTTCTACAGCGCGAACGACGACGACAAGCGCCGTGCTATCCACCAGGTGCTCAAGACCCGGGGCCTCAAGCAGGCGTTCGTCTTCGTGAACAGCAAGCTCGGTTGCGCCCGCCTGGCGCGCAGCCTGGAGCGCGAAGGCCTGAAGACGGCGGCGCTGCATGGCGACAAGAGCCAGGACGAGCGCCTGAAGGCGCTCGAAGCCTTCAAGCAGGGCGAGGTCGATCTGCTGGTGTGCACCGACGTGGCCGCGCGCGGCCTGGACATCAAGGACGTGCCCGCCGTGTTCAACTTCGACGTGCCGTTCAACGCCGAGGACTACGTGCACCGCATCGGCCGCACGGGCCGTGCGGGCGCCACGGGCCTGGCCGTCACGCTCGTGTCGAACAGCGACACGCGCCTGGTGGCCGACATCGAGAAGCTCATCAAGAAAAAGATCGAGATCGAAGCCATCGAGTTCGATGGCGATCGCCCCCGCGGCCGCCACAACGATGGCCGCCGCGCCTGGCGCGACGCGGGCGAGGACAGCGCCGCCCCGGCCGCGCGCAGCCCGCGCAGCGGCTACCGCGCACCCGCCGTGGCGCGCGACCCGTTCTTCGACAAGCCCTACGAGGCCAGCGCCGCTACCACTGCCGCCCCCGCAAGCTGGGAGGCCGCGCCCAAGGCCGCCGCGGCAGTGCGCAGCGGCATCTCGGCCAACATCAAGCCCAAGCGCAAGGTGGCGGCCTTGTTTACGGCGCCGGTGCCAGTGGCTGAATCGGTCGAATAG
- a CDS encoding helix-turn-helix domain-containing protein codes for MSTQSPVSLYIRQRAQDMGLSLAALCRQAGISRQSLYLLEQGGAHARLPSLNLVVSLANALRVHPLKLLQLVLDASPAAIKAKDSPTVDRSAFVADVTLPDGTLVAPGQRVLKVWKLQNAGRVAWEGRQLLCQDEEVVVYTRCGQELHLAPPLVPDGPCIPIPPTPPGGTVRLQMGFKAPDAPATVLSYWKMAFADGTLCFPDNRGVWVKLTVVEPVAAAECDQG; via the coding sequence ATGAGCACCCAATCCCCCGTGTCCCTGTACATCCGCCAGCGCGCGCAAGACATGGGTCTTTCGCTGGCGGCGCTGTGCCGCCAGGCGGGCATCAGCCGCCAGTCGCTGTATCTGCTGGAGCAAGGCGGCGCGCATGCGCGGCTGCCGTCGCTGAACCTGGTGGTCAGCCTGGCGAATGCGCTGCGGGTGCATCCGCTGAAGCTGCTGCAACTGGTGCTGGATGCCTCGCCCGCCGCCATCAAGGCCAAGGATTCGCCCACGGTGGACCGCAGCGCGTTCGTGGCCGACGTGACGCTGCCCGACGGCACGCTGGTGGCACCAGGCCAGCGCGTGCTCAAGGTTTGGAAGCTGCAGAACGCGGGCCGCGTAGCGTGGGAGGGGCGGCAGTTGCTGTGCCAGGATGAAGAGGTGGTGGTCTACACCCGCTGTGGGCAGGAACTGCACCTGGCCCCGCCCCTGGTGCCTGACGGCCCCTGCATTCCGATTCCCCCCACCCCGCCGGGCGGGACGGTGCGGCTGCAGATGGGGTTCAAAGCGCCGGATGCACCCGCCACGGTGCTTTCGTACTGGAAGATGGCGTTTGCCGACGGCACGCTGTGCTTTCCCGACAACCGGGGCGTGTGGGTGAAGCTGACGGTGGTGGAGCCGGTGGCGGCGGCGGAGTGCGACCAAGGGTAG
- a CDS encoding glycine zipper 2TM domain-containing protein, producing MRHKRIATYALAGSLTLFSTACSNMPDVSKTMQGTVGGAVAGAAIGAQAGGARGALVGAIVGGFIGNRIGNYLDEQDMKKLEKLEMDALRTGKAQSFVAQKSNEKVTITPGPVLRETLATYAVSPSVTSHPLELASRVEVPALVDTPVYQTTNTRERPSQVVKKGQPLRVPAVVGKDKRWGAVVEGETVVGYVPVSYLNSKTARAYVPPAAAKPVAKKPAAAKPAAESAGPVETAQPAALASEPRQLTAAVVGNCKVSVRRVKDTVEELKYCNEPPKGWQKVVA from the coding sequence ATGCGCCACAAAAGAATAGCAACCTATGCGCTGGCGGGGAGCCTGACGCTTTTCTCCACCGCCTGCTCGAACATGCCCGACGTCTCCAAGACCATGCAGGGAACCGTTGGCGGAGCCGTGGCCGGTGCCGCCATCGGCGCGCAGGCGGGCGGCGCGCGGGGCGCCTTGGTAGGTGCCATCGTGGGCGGCTTCATCGGCAACCGGATCGGCAACTACCTCGACGAACAGGACATGAAGAAGCTGGAAAAGCTGGAGATGGACGCACTGCGCACGGGCAAGGCGCAGTCTTTCGTGGCACAGAAGTCCAACGAGAAGGTCACCATCACGCCGGGGCCGGTGCTGCGCGAAACGCTGGCGACCTATGCCGTGTCGCCCAGCGTGACCAGCCATCCGCTGGAACTGGCCTCCAGAGTGGAAGTGCCTGCGCTGGTCGATACCCCCGTGTACCAGACGACCAACACGCGCGAGCGCCCCAGCCAGGTCGTCAAGAAAGGGCAGCCGTTGCGCGTTCCCGCCGTCGTTGGCAAGGACAAGCGTTGGGGCGCAGTGGTCGAGGGCGAGACGGTGGTCGGCTATGTGCCGGTGTCGTACCTGAACAGCAAAACGGCAAGGGCCTATGTGCCACCCGCTGCGGCCAAGCCCGTGGCGAAAAAGCCAGCTGCCGCCAAGCCCGCGGCTGAATCCGCCGGGCCGGTGGAAACCGCCCAGCCGGCGGCGCTCGCCAGCGAGCCCAGGCAGCTCACTGCCGCGGTGGTGGGCAATTGCAAGGTCAGCGTGCGCCGGGTCAAGGACACGGTGGAAGAGCTGAAGTACTGCAACGAGCCGCCCAAGGGCTGGCAGAAAGTCGTGGCCTGA
- a CDS encoding LuxR family transcriptional regulator codes for MAFNPLYLVEEVATARNAEELRTAIQRAASRLGFDTYCFGMFYNEPGSGEPQYFSIDNYRPGWAEHYTRSGYQEVDVAVTHCAGHTTPLVWTRKLYDTPQLKHLEEEGLAQGIDGGVTLPVHSPWLIGMGGLLLASAEHADRVAARAADFVATGQLLACHVAQTVRNLDLLPASMAFRPTEELTPREAECLQWAASGLPAQAIAQRMGISVATVNSFFLPAIRRKLGVASTLEAVSLAFRHRLIRL; via the coding sequence ATGGCTTTTAACCCGCTCTATCTCGTCGAAGAAGTGGCCACGGCCCGAAATGCCGAAGAACTGCGCACCGCCATCCAGCGCGCCGCATCGCGGTTGGGGTTCGACACCTACTGCTTCGGCATGTTCTACAACGAGCCGGGTAGCGGCGAGCCCCAGTATTTTTCCATTGACAACTACCGGCCTGGCTGGGCCGAGCACTACACCCGGTCTGGCTACCAAGAGGTGGACGTGGCCGTCACCCACTGCGCGGGCCACACCACCCCGCTGGTGTGGACGCGCAAGCTCTACGACACCCCTCAGCTCAAACATCTGGAAGAAGAAGGTCTGGCGCAGGGAATAGATGGCGGCGTCACGCTGCCTGTCCACAGCCCTTGGCTCATCGGCATGGGCGGGCTCCTCCTGGCCAGCGCTGAGCACGCCGACCGCGTGGCGGCGAGGGCCGCTGACTTCGTGGCCACCGGCCAACTGCTCGCCTGCCACGTGGCCCAGACCGTGCGCAACCTCGATCTGCTGCCCGCCTCCATGGCCTTTCGCCCCACCGAGGAACTGACACCGCGCGAGGCCGAGTGCCTGCAATGGGCGGCATCCGGCCTGCCCGCCCAGGCCATCGCCCAGCGCATGGGCATCTCGGTGGCCACCGTCAACAGCTTCTTCCTGCCCGCCATTCGCCGCAAGCTGGGCGTGGCCAGCACGCTTGAAGCCGTCAGCCTAGCGTTTCGCCACCGGCTCATCAGGCTGTAA